TCCATTATAATTATACCACATCTCACCTTTACAAGCTACATGTGGACAAAAATTAAGCAATATGCTATGGTGTATTTATCCTGGGGTCGTAGCTCAGCTTGGTTAGAGCGTCTGCCTGTCACGCAGAAGGTCGAGGGTTCGAGTCCCTTCGGCCCCGCCACACTTCGCTCCACTAAAGTGGAGCTTCGTGTGGCTTTCAGCCATCACTTCTAAAAGCAAAATTGTTAATGTTTTGAAAGCGAAGCGTGTCACCCGACCTGTCCCCCGAAGCGCTCCGTCGCGCTCCGTCGCCAGAGCTTTGGAGCGTCGGTGACCAGAGCTTTGGAGCGTCGGTGACTTTAGCGAAGGGGGAAGCTTTAGTAAAGGGTGACAACGAAGGGTGACAGTATATCTAATATATTTTGTTATGTATTTTGTTTATTTGCTAAAATTAGTAAATAGAAAAATTTATACTGGATCAACTCCTGACATCAAACATAGAATTAAAGAACATAAACTAGGAAAATGTAAAGCGACAAAAGACTTTCGTCCAGTAAAATTAATTTGGTGCTGTATTTTTCCTAAGAGACTTCAAGCAAGACGCTTTGAAAATTATTTAAAAACTGGATCAGGCCAAGCATTCCGAAATAAAAGACTGATTTGCAACTAAAAACGCCTGTGTATATCTCTCCTTGCCTAAAATCCCCTAAAACGCTATAATAAACAAAGAAACCAAGAAATAAAGAAATATAGAAATAAAAAGAAATAACTAAAAAAACTCCAATGACTAGTCTTCATTTCTTAATTTCTTTATTTCTTAATTTCTTTTTCCCTAAAATCCTCTCACTAATAATAAAAAATAAGCTGTTTTTAATCCCCACCAGGCATTAAATAATTTAAATATTAACATTTTAATTTTAAGAAAAACTATGGCAGAAGACACATTAGTCGTAGGCTCAAAAGTTAAGGCCTACATCAAATCAAAGGGTTGCCATACATCTAGTGACGCACTCGGGGCTCTGAACGAAAAAGTTCATGAAATCCTCGATAAGGCCACCGCAAGATGTCAAGGCAACAAACGTTCAACAGTGAAGCCGCAGGATATGTAAGTTTGAGCGCGGATTCGAGGTCCTCCTATGTTTTGAGGACCTAACTAAAAAATCCTCTTTTTTATGAGGATTTTTTGGTTGGCTAATATTAGCCAATTTATCCTTTAAAAAAACAGATATCCATTATTTTTAAACCTCCACCCTTGACTTTTTAAAAAATCTATGCTATATTTAAACAATTATAAATCGTACTTCCCTAGGCCCTATTTGGGGTAAACAGGGATGTTTGACAACCGAAAAACTTCAATAATAAGGAGGCATGAAATGGCAAAGGAAAAAACTGGAACAATGGCCGGTGCTGCTGTGATAGCCGGAGCAGGCATTGAAGCTGGCAAGGGAATAATCCGTGACCTTGCTAAAAATGTGGGGGAACATCTAACCAGCCAGTTCAAAGAAAGCATTGGCGGACTCGGCGTAAAAGATGAAGGCAACTACAATGCCGTCATCAACGCCTGGGCCACTGCCACGGGAAAAAAGGAAAATGATCAGGGTGAAAAAATTGAAGTCCTGGTATTTTCTGATGGCGTAACTAACGCCAAAAAGCTGGAAACATGGATGAAGAAAAAGTTAACCTCACGGCAACAACGCTGGTTCATAAGAGTCATCGCCAATATGCTGGCCGATGAACTTGCAGTTCGGGAAAAGGGCACTGAAAAAAAAGATGCCTTATCTGTCACCGAAGCCGCGATTGTTATCGCCCGTGAACTTAATAGCCTAGTAAAGGATTATCCTGACGAAAATGAATGGATAACCGCTCTCTACGCGCGACGGCTTATCAAGCAGGACTATCTTGATGAGGGCTACCAGCTTTTCAAGCAATACCTCATTGCCGCGGGAGAGGTGTGGGAGGAAGTTATTGAAAAGATGCGGGACCGAACCAAAGAAGCCGAGCAAAGATATCAAGTTTTTATGTTAGAACTTGCTGGAGCCGAGATAATTGACGATTGGCTCGACTCTTCCGATGGATCCGCATCAAAATCCTTTCGAACAAGTATCGGCTCTATGACTCGGGAAAAGGCCATAAAAACCCTAGGGCAGTTAGTCGCCTTGCCTAACGATAAACAACGCACGAAAATGGCAAGTGTCCGAGGGTTAATGAAAGTTAATACTCTCGCCGCAAGAATGCGAGCCCGCGCTAAAAAGGTGAGGCAGGAAACCAAGCGCCTCAAGAAAAAATAACGGAACAGAAAAAACGGTTAAGCAAAGGTAAAAAAGGGGGTTTATGATGCCTGACAAAGATGGAGTGGAAGGAACGATCGATAAGGTGGCCGAAGAAACAAAAGCCTTCTTCCAAAAGCTGGAAGATTGGCTAAAAGAGGGAAAGGTGCCATTGCTGGCCTTTATCCTCGCGGCCATTTATGTGGTAGGGAGAAAATGGGGCGATGAGATTGTTGAATGGCTTGAAGGATTTATGGACATTGCGGGCGCCTACAGCGAGCGTCTCGCTCTTCATGGAAAAAGGATAATCAGAAGAGTAAGAGACAGGGCCAAGCGATATAGTATAATCTATCGCTGGGCGGCCTTGATTCTCTTGGGCGTTGCTATTATATTCCTTCTGATCGGTTCTGGCTGGCCAGGATATTGGGCAGGCGGGACTGTTGTGGGAATATTCCTGATAGTTCTTGCAATCCTCTACCCAGTATTAATAGGTGTAATCCTTGGTTCCGTTGCCAATGGTTTAAGTAAAATCAATAAAAAATGGACTGCCCTTCAACTGGCAATCAGATGGGTCAACGGACTCATGCTTGCTGTCTTGCTTTTTCTGACTCTCTGGGCAATTCATTTGGATATTGGCAGGGACTTCTATGGCCTGGCAGTACTGGCAGTTTGCACAGCACTGGCGGTTACAATCTTTGCTGTTATTGTTGGTAAATCTGGCAATCTGCTTTACTACCTAGCCATAATTACGCTGGTGGCTAGCGTGATAGGTTATGCCTTTTTCTATGGTTTCTTTGAGGCCGGCAAAACAGAGGCCGACTTGGCAAACATCATACAAGCGGGTGGCGCTAACATTTATGGCCAACCCCGAACTAGCCAAGTTCAACTGCCCCTTCACAAGCGGGAAGGCAAGAATAGAATTGCCTCCACTGTCTTGAAAGACAGCACTGATGTCGGAGAGTTCATGGTGTTTGACCAAGAGGGCTTTAAGCCAAACGGGAAAGGAGAGCTCCTAATTGGGATAATTCGTAAAACTCCCAAGGGTTACTTAGGAAGGGAACAAGATAAGTATTATGTTCCCAGTCGACTAGTAACCCTCTATCGATTAGGAGGCCCGAAAAGGGAGGTTACAAAGCCCCCTCCGCCTGACGATGACTCCACGAGCGCCCAGGAGGAGCGCGGTGATGTCGAACCAAGACCGACTCCTGCCACGACTCCGTCGACTTACGCCTCTGGCACCCCGGTTCACCTCGAACCCCATGAAGTCAAATTCTTTGGCTTGAGGGTCCGGGCGAACCAGTTAATAACGTTTAGGACCAATGTGGCTGACTGGTGGTTATTAGACAGCAACGGAGACATCCATTTTGCCAAAACCCGAGTTCGTTGGCGAGTTGACACTCCAGGTGAAATAACCGTGAAGGGGGGCAACCGTCCTATGACACTCTGGGTAGATCTTTAAACCCAAAATAAGGGGCGTTCGATAATAAAAAAATCGAACGCCCTCTTTTTATTATTCTCTCTATACAAAATATTCTATTTTGCCCCCACAAAAGCCTTAAACACGAATGTCAAAATCGCATAACTAGTAAAAATAATTAACAATCCCAAAGTTGACCAGACCAAAATATCTTTGCCTTTTTTTATTCTTTGCTCATTCCCGCCGGAAAGCATCCACATAAATCCGCCATAAATAAACATTACTAAAGCTAATGAGCCCACAACACCTAACAAGGTTTGAATAAAATTACCAATACATTCCTGAACTGAATCGCATTGCAGGGGATTTGAGATCCCATTCCCCGATTCTTCGTGTCCTGCGGCCTGCTCCTCTGCCCCCGCAAAACCAAAACTTCCGAAAAAGAGGACGAGGCAGAGAAGGCAAGCAATGGATAATTTTAATAAAAAGGTTTTTTTGGTTTGCATGGGGGTCTAATAATTGATAATTGATAATTGATAATTTTTTCTGTGTTTTTATTATAGCATGGGTCATGAAAACATAAAAATATAAGCTACAGGCGTATAAGTTACAGGCTGAGCAATGAGAGGAATCTTCTATAAAGATCCTTTTTACCCCGATGATCTATTTTAGTAATCAAGATGCTTAAGCCTTTCCACTTGAAAATAATTCGAAAATCGCCGATTCGGAAACGGTAAAAGCCACCGCCAAGGGGTTTAGTAAAACGCAAAGGTTCTTCCCGAGTGCAGTAGTCT
This region of Patescibacteria group bacterium genomic DNA includes:
- a CDS encoding GIY-YIG nuclease family protein; the protein is MYFVYLLKLVNRKIYTGSTPDIKHRIKEHKLGKCKATKDFRPVKLIWCCIFPKRLQARRFENYLKTGSGQAFRNKRLICN
- a CDS encoding pilin; this encodes MQTKKTFLLKLSIACLLCLVLFFGSFGFAGAEEQAAGHEESGNGISNPLQCDSVQECIGNFIQTLLGVVGSLALVMFIYGGFMWMLSGGNEQRIKKGKDILVWSTLGLLIIFTSYAILTFVFKAFVGAK
- a CDS encoding type II toxin-antitoxin system RelE/ParE family toxin, which codes for MIGYNFAKKVDKRLSKLPVDIQKRIVNKIEDYCTREEPLRFTKPLGGGFYRFRIGDFRIIFKWKGLSILITKIDHRGKKDLYRRFLSLLSL